A genomic region of Pristiophorus japonicus isolate sPriJap1 chromosome 24 unlocalized genomic scaffold, sPriJap1.hap1 SUPER_24_unloc_1, whole genome shotgun sequence contains the following coding sequences:
- the LOC139241166 gene encoding zinc finger protein 436-like yields MEKQWECGDCGKGFSYPSDLETHRRSHTGERPFTCPVCGKGFTGSSHLKTHQRVHTGERPFKCSDCGKCFKSSGHLRRHKLVHSDKRAFKCSDCEKSFKTKMDLLTHQRVHTGEKLFTCSVCGKGFTRSSTLLRHQRVHTGERPFTCSMCGKGFTQLSSLTSHLLVHTNKRPFKCSDCEKSFKRRNSLMMHQHTHTGESPFSCSECGKGFTQSCHLTAHQLVHTNKRPFKCSDCEKSFKSRNSLMLHQRIHTGERPFTCSICGKRFTCSSNLLTHQRVHK; encoded by the coding sequence ATGGAGAAacagtgggaatgtggggactgtgggaagggattcagttacccgtctgatctggaaactcatcgacgcagtcacactggggagaggccgttcacctgccctgtgtgtgggaagggattcactgggtcatcccacctgaagacacaccagcgagttcacactggggagaggccttttaaatgttcgGACTGCGGGAAGTGCTTTAAAAGTTCCGGGCACCTGAGGCGCCATAAACTTGTTCACTCTGATAAGAgagcttttaaatgttctgactgtgagaaaagTTTTAAAACCAAAAtggatctgctgacacaccagcgagttcacactggggagaagctgttcacctgctccgtgtgtgggaagggattcactcggtcatccaccctgctgagacaccagcgagttcacactggggagagaccgttcacctgctccatgtgtgggaagggattcactcagctaTCCAGCCTCACTTCACACCTCCTTGTTCACACTAATaagaggccttttaaatgttctgactgtgagaagagctttaaaagaagAAATAGTCTGATGATGCaccaacacactcacactgggGAAAGTCCATTCAGCTGCtcagagtgcgggaagggattcactcagtcatgccatctcactgcacaccaacttgttcacactaataagaggccttttaaatgttctgactgtgagaagagctttaaaagcagaaatagtCTGATGCtgcaccaacgcattcacactggggagagaccgttcacctgctccatatgtgggaagcgattcacttgttcatccaacctgctgacacaccagcgagttcacaagtga